TTTTCTCGACGGTATGCGCGGGGAAATTCAGATCGGTCAATCGCTCTCCCGGCCCGCGTTGCCGGGGCCGGGCCTCTGATGGTGTTATTGTTATTGCGCGCCGGAGCGCGGGTTCAGGCGTCTTCGGTCGCGGGTGCGGCGTAGGAGCCGTCGGCCTGATGCACCTCGGTCCCGGTCACGGGCGGGTTGAAGCAGCAGGCCATGACCAGCTCTTCCTCGGCCCGCAGCGTGTGCTTGTCGTGCAGGTTCAGCGCATACATGACGCCGGGGGTGATCTCATGCGTCTCGCCCGTGGCCAGATCGGTGATCGAGCCCTTGCCGGACATGCAATAGACGCTTTCGAAATGGTTCTTGTAATGGAACGTGTGTTCCGAACCGGCTTCCAGCGTGGTGATGTGGAAGGAGAAGCCCATCTTATCATCGGCCAGCAGCATGCGGACCGAGGACCACTGAGCATCCTTCACGTCGCGATCGGTGTTCTTCAGCTTGTTGAAATCACGAATAATCATATCGGTTTACTCCGCTGCGATCTGGTTTTTGTTGGTGGCGGCGCGGATCGCGGCCTCCAGAATATCCAGACCCTTGGTGAAAATCTCGTCAGGGATGGTCAGGGCGGCGAGCACCTTGACCACCTCGTCATGCGCGCCGGATGTTTCGATGATGAGACCGTTTTCGAAACAAATCGCGCAGATCTCGCCGGCCAGATCGCCGCTGCCGACGTCGATGCCGCGCATCATGCCACGGCCTTTCAGCGCAGCACCCGGAATCAGCGTGGCCATCGCCTCCAGCCGGTCGCGCAGATGATCGCCCTTGCGCTGCACCTCGGCGGCGAAGGCATCGTCGGCCCAGAACTTCTCTAGCGCGACGCGGGCGGTCACGAAGGCATGGGTGTTGCCGCGGAAGGTGCCGTTATGCTCCGCCGGTTTCCAGATGTCATGTTCCGGCTTGATGAGCAGTGCCGCGAAGGGCAGGCCCATGCCGGAGAACGACTTGGCCTGCGTGATCATGTCGGGGTCGAGCCCGTATTCCTCGGTCGAAAAATACGTCCCGGTCCGGCCGATCCCGGCCTGAATATCGTCGATGATGAACAGCGCGCCATGCTTGCGGGCGATGCGCTGAATGCCTTGCAGCCAGTCGCGGCTGGCGGCGTTCAGCCCGCCTTCGCCCTGCACCGGCTCAACGATAAAGGCGGCGGGCGCATCGATGCCGCTTGACGGGTTGTCGAGCGCCCATTCGATATATTCCAGCGTGTCATTCTCGCCCATTGCGTTCTCAAACGGCATATGGGTCACATCGGCCAGACTGCCGCCGCCCGCGCCCTCGCGCTTGCCGGCATTGCCGGTCAGGGCGAGGCTGCCCATCGTCATGCCGTGGAACGCATTGGTGAAGGCGATGATATTGCGCCGCTCCGTCACCTTGCGGGCCAGCTTGATTGCGGCCTCAACCGCATTGGTGCCGGTCGGGCCGGTCATCATGACCTTGTAGTCCATGCCGCGTGGCTTCAGGATCAGCCGTTCGAAGGTTTCAAGAAATGCGGCCTTCTGGGTGGTGAACATGTCCAGCCCATGCGCGATTCCGTCCTGGCTGACATGTTCGATCAGCGCGGCTTTCATGTCGGGGTCGTTATGGCCGTAATTCAGCGAAGAACACCCGGCGAGGAAGTCGATATAATCACGCCCGTCCGCATCCGTCATCACCGATCCGCTCGCGCGGGTAAACACGGTCGGAAAGCTGCGGCAATAGGAACGCGCCTCGGATTCGCGGCGCTCGAAAATAGCGGTGTCGGCCGTCTTGTCAGTCGGCATGGAGTTACCTCGGGAGTTTTGAAAAGGGGGAGGAGTAATCGGCGGCGGGGCCGGATCAGGCCGCCTGCGCCACCGGGGCCGGAAAGTGGATCGTGACCATGTGTTCGGTGGCGTGCTCGCCGTCGAAATGGTCGTCTTTCCTGAAATGCGGCTCGTCGGTCAGCCGCGCATTGTGCCGCTCCGCAAGGCTGCGGAACAGGCCCCAGCTTGCATCATTGTCGCGGGTGATCGTGGTCTTGAGATGCAGCACGCCCGCCATGTCGTCGCGCGACAGAAGCTTGTCCAGCATCCGGCCAGCAAGGCCGAGACCGCGCGCCTCTTCCGAAACGGCGACCTGCCAGACGAACAGCGTGTCCGGCGCATCGGGCAGAAGATAGCCGGAGATCCAGCCGACCGCTACGCCGTTACGCTCTGCCAGGATGCAGGTATCTGCGAAATGATCGCACTGGATCAGATTGCAGTACATGCTGTTTTCGTCCAGCGGCTTGCAGGACTTGATCAGCTCCCAGATATTGCTGCCGTCCTCCGATTCCGGCTTGCGGAAGGTCAGCGTGTCAGGGGTGTTGCTGTCGATCATGTCTTTCATGCCGTGAGCCTCAAATTACTTCGAGTAGCTAAATAACATTCCGCGCGTATTTTGCAACCGCAGAACCGCATTTCACGCGTTCACAGCAGGTTTAAAGGCGATTTCGTGCAGCTATTGCTGGATGTTTCGGAAAGTTAATTTTTTGTAACTCGAATGATTAACGCGGTGATTGACCGGGCCGGAAGAATGCGGAATATGGTCAGGCTGGTTATCGGAGGGGTTAACTGCTTGGACCGCATAGATGTTTGCCTGATCGCGCTTCGGCGGATTCTGCGCGCGGCGGAGTTGCATGGCAAGGAACTGGCGCAGTCGGCGGGGATGACGCCCGTGCAGCTTCGGGTGGTGCAGATCGTGGCGGAGACCGGGACCAGCACCGGCGGGGCCATCGCCAAGCGGATGCATGTGGCGCCCGCGACGGTGACGGCGATGATCGACAAGCTGGAACGGGCAGGCCATGTCACGCGCCAGCCCAGCCCGACGGATCGCCGCCAGACGCTGATTGCGCTGACCGAACAGGGCCGGACGGCGCTGGAGCGAGCGCCGGACGCCTTGCAGCAGCGCTTCGCCGCGGATTTCGAGGCGCTGCCGGATTGGGAGCAGGCGATGATCGTGTCGGTGCTGGAACGTGTCGCGCTGATGCTGGACATGCCGGAAGGCGGGCAGGGGGCGGTGCTTTATCCGGGCGAACTCTGAAGGCGCGATAATAGGCCGGAATGAAACGCCCGGTCTTCGCGCTTGCATTCGGTTTGGAAATCCCGGCAGGTTTCGGTTATGAAAGACGCATATTCACTGATTGTCGATGCCATGGATGCCGGGGAGTATCAGCCCGGTGACCGGCTGGTGGAGGCCGAGCTGGCTGAGCGGTTCGGGGTGTCCCGAACCCCGGTGCGCGAGGCTTTGCAGCGGCTGGAAACTCAGTCGATGGTCAAGCGGGACGGGCGTTCGCTGATCGTCTCGACGCTGGATCACAACCAGTTGTCGGAGCTGTATATCGTGCGGACGGAGCTGGAGGCGCTGGCCGCGCGGCTGGCCGCCCGCCACGCGACGCCGGAGGAAATCCGGGTGCTGCAATCCATGATCGACGAGGACATGACCCGGCTTGACGATGCCGATGCGCTGGCGCGCTCGAACCGGCGCTTTCATCATCAGATCCATCTCGCCTCGCATAACCGCTATCTCGTGCAGCAGCTTGATATGGTGCATCGCAATATGGCGCTGATGGCGCGTACTTCGCTTGCGGTCGAAGGGCGCAGCAAGACCGCGCTGGCGGAGCATCAGGCGATTGTCGATGCGCTGAAATCCGGCGAGGGGGTGGCGGCGGAGGAGGCGCTGCGCAACCATATCTCGCGCGCGTTCGAGACAAGGCTGCGTGAGGATGCGCGGCGCGACCGGTGAGGGTGATCGCGGACAACGCCGATCTGGCCGAGGGGGCGGCACATCTGGCAAGCGTCTGTCCGGTCTGGGCCGCGACGCTGCCGGGGCTGGATCTGCCGCTTCGCCGACGCGATGACGGGTTCGGCGCGATCCTTGATGCGATTATCGGGCAGCAGATTTCCATTGCGGCGGCGGCGGCGATCCTGACGCGGCTGGAGGCGGCGGGGCTGACCGAACCGGCGGCGATCCGGGCTGCGGGCGCGGACGGGCTGCGCGATTGTGGCGTGTCGCGCCCGAAGATCCGCTATCTTCTGGGCATTGTGGAGAACGAACCCGACTGGGCCGCGCTGCGCAACGCCCCGGATGAGGAGGCGATTGCGATACTGGTCGCGCTGCCCGGCATCGGGCGCTGGACGGCGGAGATCTATCTCGCCTTCGCTTTGGGCCGGAGCGACGCGTTCCCGGCGGGCGATCTGGCCTTGCAGGAGGCGGCGAAGCTGCTCTACGGCCTCGACGAACGCCCCGCACCCAAGGCGCTTGAGGCGATGGCGGAGCCGTGGCGTCCTTGGCGCTCGGTCGCGGCGCGGGGGCTCTGGGCCTATTACCGGGTCGCGAAAGGGCGCGAGGGCGTGCGGTCGTAATCGCCACCGTCATCCGCCGGTCGCAAGGGCTTACCGCGCGGCGAGCTGGGTGATCAGATCATTCGCGAATTGCGCAATCAGCGCGGATGCCGCGAAGTCGAATTGATTGACCGCCACAAAGACCCCGATATCCCCGCTGGGTGCAAAGGCGTGATAAAGGAACATCCCCTGCAAGCCGCCCGCCTTCTGAAGGATCAGGGGTCGGTTGCCGTCCGGCTGCATGACGATCCAGCCAAGCGCCATAGCGTCCATCTCGCCGGATTCATCGAAGCCGAACACCGGCGAAAGCCCGTCCCGGTTCACATATGGGGCGTGATCCAGAAGCCGAGTTTCGGCCCACGCGTCACCCTCATCGAGGTGCCATTCCAGCCAGGTCAGAATATCGTTGGCCGTGGAGTATAGCCCGCTTGCCCCGGCCATCGCGGGGCCGCTTGGCACATCGGGCAGTGCTTCGCCGTCGAAACCGTGGCCGGACATCATGCGTCGCCCCTCCATCCCCGCAAAGCCGGTGCTGTCGAGGCCCAGCGGATCGAGAATGCGCTTTTGCAGCAGCGTGGGGTAGGGCTCGCCCGCAGCCCCGCCCAGTGCCGCTGCGAGCATGTCGAAGCCGAAATTGGAATAAAGCCCGCCGGTGCCAGCCGGGAAAAGCTGCTTGTCGTCGGACAGCGCGGCGAAATAGGCGTCAAGCGTGATGGTGGAAAACGGATCATCCTCGTCCACCTCCCGCTCCAGCTCCCTTGGCAGTCCCGATGTATGGGTGGCAAGGTCGATCAGCCGGATCGGCCGGTCGCCTTTTCGGGGAACGTCGATGTCGGGCAGATGCGAGGCGAGCGTGTCGGTCAGCCCGATGCTGCCCTCAGCCGCCATATCGGCCAGAACTGCGCCGGTGAACACCTTTGTGATCGAGCCGACCCGCATCTGCGTGTCGCCGTCGGGTGTCTCGCCATTCCCGCGTCTGGTCTCGCCGAAGCCGAATACCACGCGCTGCCCGCCCTGCACGGCACCGATCACCAGCCCCGGCACGCCGGTTTCGAGGAACAGCACCTGCCCGGTGAAGGATACCGTGTCGTCGAGCAGTGCCGATTGAGCCTGCGCGGGGGCGGACCAACCCGGATGCGCCAGCAGCAAAACAGGAAGAAACGCCCGCCGGAGGAATTTGTTTATCTGCATGAATGATCGCTGCCGATGAAAGTTGAACATGCCGCACCGGCACAGGGTGACGACGCCGATACCGTAACATCCGACAATATGATCAATAAGGCAAATGCCGTGGCTTCATGGCGTTACGGATTTCAAACGCGAAAGGCCCGGCGATATAGCCGGGCCTTCCTCATATTGTCCTGCGTTACTGCGCCGAGGCCAGCAGATCGGTGATCCGGCGGACGGAGGCGCGGCGGTTCTCCCGCTCATCCGCCAGCGTCGGGATCTTCAGATATTCCTCGCCGTAACCCTGCACGACAAGGTTCTCCGGCGGCACATCGAAATATTCCGACAGCGCCAGCGCCACAGATTCCGCGCGGCGATCCGACAGGGCCAGATTATAGGTCGCGCTGCCGACGGCATCGGTGTGCCCCTCGATCAGGAAGATTTCGCGGGGGTTCTGCGCGATGCTTTCCTCCAGCACCGACCCGAGCGTTGCCAGCTGGCGGGCCTGATCGGGGTTGATCGCGGCAGAGCCGGTGTCGAAGGTGATCGCGTCGATATCGACCGGGGCGACAAGATTGCGGACCTCGGGGATGGAGCGCACCTGAGTCAGGGTGAAACGCCGGTCGATGGCGGCCTCGCGCGCCAGCGCTTCGCGCAGCGCGGCTTCGGTCGTCGGCGCGGTATCGGCGCTTGGTGCCGGCGCTTGCGGCAACTCGGCCAGCTCGACCGGCGGCACTTCGACGGATTCGTCGATCAGCACGGTTTCGGTCCCGTCCGGGGCGATATGAACCCGGCGCAGCACCGACAGATCGGCGGCGCGGATGGTCACGATCTGCGAGCCATCGGGACGGGTCACGATAGTGCGGGAGGAGCCGTCGGAATAATTCTCCGTTTGCATCTCGTTGCCGGCCTGCCGCAGCAGGGCGTTGTCGTCCTTCAGCACCTGCTGGCTGCCATCCTCGCGGGTGACGATGACCCGGTCGCCGGTGTTCAGCGCCACCTCGCGATTGCCGTTGAGCATCTGCCCGACGGCGAGCGCGCCAAGCCCGACCAGAGCGGCGCGGGCGAGATCGTTGCTGTCGTTATCGCCGTCATCCGATGCCCCGCTGCCGCCTTCGCTGGCCTGACGGATCGCATCGGTCAGAGTGGTGGCGAAATCCTCGGACGAACTGCGCGCCTCGTCTTCGGCCACGGTTTCGGTGACGGTTTCGCCCTCACCCTGCTGCGCGGTCAGGGCGGCGGCGGTCGGGGCCGCGGCCTCGGCGGCTTCGCGGGCCGCTTCGGTGTTGGAGCCGCGGGCGCGCATCTTTCCGTCTTCGCCCACGACATAGACCTGCTGGACGGCGCGGCCCATGATGATCCGTCCGTCCTCGGTCACCTCCGCCGCCACGCCGCGCGGGCTCAGCAGCGAAATCCCCTCGGCGCAAGGCCGGTCGGCACCATCCGCGCAGACCAGATCGTCGGCGGTCAGGCCCTCGGAGATTTCCTGCTGAAGAAGCGCCGAAAGCTGCGGCATATGTTCGGCCCGCTCCCGGTGATACTGATCGGCAAAGCGAGGTTCGACACGGTGTTCGTCATTGGCGTAGCTGTCGCTGATCGCGGGTGCGGCAGGTTCGTCATCCAGCACCGATTCCGCCGCCTGCGCCGCCGCGATCTGGGCTGCGATTTCGGCCTCGCGTTCGGCTGCCTCCCGGGCGGCTTCGGCGGTCTGTTCTGCCGTCGCCTCAGCCTGCTGGTTCTGCTGAGCGGTGTCGTCGGCGGCGCTGTCATCGGCTTCATCCTCGGGTGCATCCGCTTCAGCCTGCACCTGCGCGGCACGGGCCTGCGCAGCGGCCAGCCGTGCTTCCGCCAGTTCAGCAAGATCGTTTCCACGGACCATCGGCTGACCATTCTGTACCGTGAACGGTTGCAGGTTCTGCGGTGCGAGGATCATCTGGCCATCGGAGTTAAGCTGCACCGATACGCCAGCCGGTGTCATCAGCGGCATGTCATCGGCACAGGGCCGCGCCGATCCGTCAAGGCAGCTCAATTGCTCCTGGGTCAGCCCCGCGCGGCGTTCGGCCTGAAGGATGCTGTTCAGCGGCGGCATCTGCTCGGCCCGTGGTCCGGCCTGTGCGGTGAATTCCTCGGGCGGCAGGATAATCTCGGCATGGGCCGGGGTGAGGAGGCCGAAGGAAAAGAATGCGGCAATGGCTGTGGAATTGGCGGTGAAGCGGCCCATAGGGTCCTCCCTGACGATCTGGTTTGGTCTGCACAGTAACGGCAGCCCGCACGCATCGTTCCCAAAATCTGCGTGAGCGATCTGTGAGCAAAGAAAAATCCCGCACGGGCGATGCGGGTTTGGCTGTCAAGGAACAGACGCGGTTATGCCGCAAGCGAAAAGGGGGCTTCCGCCCCCGTCCTCCGGACTCCCCCGAGGATATTTGCGCCAGCGTGAGAGCCGCGCCGTTTCAGCCTGGCGGAAATATCCTGGGGTGAATTGACGCGTAGCGGCAAGAGGGGCAAAGCCCCTCACGACAGGATCAGATGCCGTCGCCGACGAAGGCTTTCTCGACCACGAATTCCTTCGGCTCGGAGTTTGCGCCCTCGCGCAGGCCGAAACCTTCCAGAACCGCTTTCACATCGACGTTGAAGGCAAGGCTGCCGCAGATCATGGCGCGGTCCTCTTCGGGGTTCATCGCGGGCAGGCCGAGATCGGCGAACACCTTGCCGGAGGTCATATTGTCGGTGATCCGTCCCATCAGCGGCGAATCCTCGCGGGTGGTGGTCGGGTAGTAGAGCAACCGGTCGGCGAAGCTTTCGCCGTAAAGCTCGGTCAGCAGCGGGTCGTTACGCAGGTTTTCGACCAGTTCGCGGCCATAATTCAGCTCGTCGGCGGTGCGGCAGGTATGCATCATGATCACCTGCTCGAAGCGTTCATAGCTTTCCGGGTCGCGCATCAGCGAGGCAAAGGGCGCGATGCCGGTGCCGGTGGCGAGAAACCACAGTCGCTTGCCCGGCAGCAGCGCGTCGAGGACCAGCGTGCCGACGGGTTTCGGGCGCAGGATGATCTGATCGCCTTCCTTGATATGCTGGAGCTTCGAGGTCAGCGGCCCGTCCGGCACCTTGATGGAATAGAATTCCAGCTCGTCATCCCAGTTCGGGGACGCAATGGAATAGGCGCGCAGCAGCGGTTTGCCGTTATCGCCCAGAAGCCCGATCATCACGAATTCGCCCGAGCGGAAGCGCAGCGAGGCGGGCCGGGTCACGCGGAAAGAGAACAGCCGGTCGGTCCAATGCTTCACAGCCGTCACCGTCTGCGCATCCGGCAGGGTCGGCTTTTCGCGGTTCGGGGCTTGGGTCACGGCAATATCCAGTGTCATCTGCGGTCCTGCGGGTTCTCTATGCCATCACGGCGCGTGGGTGAAGCCCGGTCGGGGCGTCAGATTGTCCCGATCAGGCTGGTTCGCGTGATAATTAGAATATTTTCCGCGAATATTGCAGGGGTTCGCGGTCGATAAGGAAATTATCGGGCTTGTGTGGCTCTCGCAGGGGAATTGTCCCGTTCTCCTGCGTCGTGCGCAACCAGCCTGACGAGCCCTCTCGCCTTATCAGGATTTATCGTCCACCACCGACAGGATATCCGGCACCGCAGGGCAGGGCAGCAACTGGTTATGCGCCACATCTGCCAGCGTTGCATTATGCAGGAACACATAGACATGCGCCGACAGGCTTTGCCACAGCCGGTTGGACAGCGTCTGCGCGCGCGACCCCGACAGCCCGCCCGATGCGCCCGCGCCGACATGCAGCGCGCTGACGGTTTCATCGACGGCGGCCAGCACGTCGGAGACGCGGATTTCCGTCGCCGGGCGCGACAGCTTGTAGCCGCCCCCAGGACCGCGTGCGGATTCGACCAGACCGGCGCGGCGCAGGCGCACGAAAAGCTGTTCCAGATAGGGCAGCGAAATGCTCTGCCGTTCAGCGATATCGGCCAGCGAGGTCAGCGACTCCGTCGGCTGAAGTGCCAGATCGACAAGCGCTGCCATGCCATATCTGCCCTTGGTGGAAAGTTTCATGCTCTGCTCCTCTGGCCCGAAAAGATTGACGAGCGTGCAGGGTCTGGGCTAACTGCGCCGGACTTGGCTGCTCTTGCGCAGGCTGGGGCTGGCCCACATCTTCGGTGACTGGAGATAAATGCCGCCTTTGGCTGCGTCAAGAAAACCGTTTCGCGAAGGAATGCGATGCCTGAACTGATTTTTCCCGGTCCCGATGGCCGCCTCGAAGGGCGGTATCATACCCAATCCAACCCCGATGCGCCGATCGCCATCATTCTGCACCCGCATCCGCAGTTTGGCGGGACGATGAATAATCGTGTCGTCTATAACCTGCATTACGCCTTTCACAAGATCGGCTTTACGGTGATGCGGTTCAATTTCCGCGGTGTCGGACGCTCGCAGGGTGAGTTCGATCAGGGCGTCGGTGAATTGTCCGATGCTGCCGCCGCGCTGGATTATCTTCAGGCGATGAACCCGAACTCCAAGCATTGCTGGGTTGCTGGGTTCAGCTTCGGTGCCTGGATCGGGATGCAGCTTCTGATGCGCCGGCCCGAGATCACCGGCTTCATCAGTGTCGCGCCGCCGGCGAATATGTATGATTTCAGCTTCCTCGCGCCATGCCCGGCCTCGGGGCTGATCATCAACGGCACCGCCGACCGCGTCGCGCCGCCGAAGGACACGGATGGGCTGGTCGGCAAGCTGCGCGAGCAGAAGGGCATCACCATCAGCCACGAGGTGATCGAGGGTGCCGACCACTTCTTCCGCGACGATGAGGCGCATATGGAGCCGATGATCTCCACCGTGCAGGCCTATGTCCGCCGCAGGCTGACGGAGACGACGCGGTAGAAGCGCTTTTCCGGGGTGCCGGATGATCTGTATGCGGGTCGCCTGCGCAGAAAATGCAGACAAAAAGCATACAATGGCATACTGACTTCCGTTCCGGTTCCGGAACCGCTATACCGCGCGCAAAGCCAACCTAACCGAAGGGATGCCTCATGTCGAAGATCAAGGTAGCCAACCCCGTCGTCGAGCTGGACGGCGACGAGATGACCCGGATTATCTGGGATTTCATCAAGAAGAAGCTGATCCTGCCCTATCTCGACATCGATCTGAAATATTACGATCTGGGCATTGAGGAGCGGGACCGCACCGATGACCAGATCACCGTGGACGCGGCGAACGCGATCAAGGAATACGGCGTCGGCGTCAAATGCGCGACGATCACCCCGGATGAAGCGCGGGTCGAGGAATTCGGGCTCAAGAAAATGTGGCGCTCGCCCAACGGGACGATCCGCAACATCCTCGGCGGGGTGATCTTCCGTGAGCCGATCATCTGCAAGAACGTGCCGCGTCTGGTGCCGCACTGGACCAAGCCGATTGTTGTCGGCCGTCATGCGTTCGGCGATCAGTACCGCGCCACCGATTTCAAATTCCCCGGCAAGGGCAAGCTGACGATCAAATTCGTCGGTGACGATGGCGAGACCATCGAGCATGAGGTGTTCCAGGCGCCGGGCTCCGGCGTGACGATGGCGATGTATAACCTCGACGAATCGATCCGCGATTTCGCCCGCGCCTCGATGAACTATGCGTTGCAGCGGAAATACCCGCTTTACCTGTCAACCAAGAACACGATCATGAAAGCCTATGACGGGCGCTTCAAAGATCTGTTCCAGGAGGTGTTCGACGCGGAGTTCGCTGACGAATACAAGAAGGCCGGTATCACCTACGAACATCGCCTGATCGACGACATGGTGGCGGCGTCGCTGAAATGGTCGGGCGGCTATGTCTGGGCATGCAAGAACTATGACGGCGACGTGCAGTCGGATACGGTCGCGCAGGGCTTTGGCTCGCTGGGGCTGATGACCTCGGTTCTGATGACGCCGGACGGGAAAACGGTCGAAGCCGAGGCGGCGCATGGCACCGTCACCCGCCATTATCGCGAGCACCAGAAGGGCAATGAGACCTCCACCAACTCCATCGCGTCGATCTATGCGTGGAGCGGCGGTCTGAAGCATCGCGCCAAGCTGGATGAGAACGAAGCGCTGATGACTTTCGCCCAGACGCTGGAGAAGGTCACGGTGCGCGCGGTCGAGGATGGGTTCATGACCAAAGACCTCGCGCTGCTGGTCGGGCCGGATCAGAAATGGCTGTCGACGATGGGCTTCCTTGAGAAGGTCGATGAATATTTGAACAAGGCGCTGAGCTGAGGCGCCTGACGGCGGCAAGCTAAGCGACTGACAGTGGCAAAGGCCGGGCGATCTGCCCGGCCTTTTTTCGTGCGTGTGGCGGGTGCGGTGTCGGAGGTGGGCCCGGGGTGGCTGCTGGATGGACAGGGCCTCTGGATGCCTGCGCTTACCGATGTGGGCGGATCCTGCGTCGTGAACGGTTTGCAGGCTGCGCAGATTCATAACCAGGATGAATAGGCGGCGAGATCGCCGCATTTTTCGAGCTTATGCAGCTTCCAGAAATCAGTTGTGCTGCGCGGCGACGCTGTTCTGTCAGGTCGGGACGAGATCGGATGAATATCTGGAGCTGGCGACTCGGCGTGACTGTGTCTTCATTATTATAATTTAAAATCAATATGTTGACAGGAAGATCATCGAAGCCCTGTCCCGAAGGGCTCATCCTGCTTTGCGTAAATTTGTCTAAATCACTTGAAAATTTTCTCTAAACGAACGCTGTCCGGATACCCGGCGTCATAATCGCATGCTAGCGTTCAGGGATAACAACCTAGGGTACTATATATTTATCTTATTACATCTAATTATTGTATATCAGCATAGGGCGGGCAGGCGCGGCCAATGGCAAACATCAGCGATATCCAGACTTTCATTCTTAGTGGCGTGGTGCCGACGATCGCCGTTGATCAGAACAATAACTATCAGCCTAATCAAATCCTGGGTAATACCTACGCGATCCCCGGGGAGCTCGACCGGATGAACTTCATCGACGGCAATGGCGACGGGGATCTGAACGATCACGAACAAGTCCATACTGGAATGAGTGGTGAAACGGGGACAAACGGCGACCGTCTGCAGATCAACGGGACGACATATTTTGTCCAGTCGATGTTCCACACGAATATCACCGTCAATTTCAGCGATGGCACCTCGCAAACCTATGCGGGCGGGGCGCGTACATTTGTTATAGCCAGAACCGGCGTCAACACATTGACCGGGGATGTGGTAGTCAACCCCGTGAACAGTGTTCGCACGGCGATCACCGCGTATAAAAATGCGGCCCCGGGGCGCAAGATCGTCTCTTTGACGGTGAACAGTTTCGGGGCCGACCCCCTGGACAACACAACGATGGCGGCCCAGAGCGATATTTTCTGCTTCGCCAGCGGGACGCTGATCGAGACCCGTGCAGGTATGGTGCCGGTCGAGCGGCTTAAAATCGGGACAGAGTTGCGCACGCTGGATCATGGGTATCAGCGAATTCGCTGGATCGGCGCGACACGCCTGTCGGGCGACGATCTGACTGCCAATCCGAAACTGCGCCCGATCCGCATCCGGGCCGGAGCTTTGGGGCAGCGGTTGCCTGAGCGCGATCTTGTCGTCAGTCGTCAGCATCGCGTGCTTGTCCGCTCGCCGCTGGTGCCGGACATGTTCGGGGCGGATGAAATTCTGGTCCCTGCCATCAAGCTGACCGCGCTGGATGGGGTCGAGATCGAAGAGCAGCGGGTCGGCGTCATCTATTGGCATATTCTGTTTGACCAGCACGAGGTCATCTTTTCCGAGGGCATGCCGACGGAAAGCCTGTTTACCGGGCCTGAGATGCTGAAGACCCTCTCCCCCGAGGCGCGGGAAGAAATCGAGATGTTGTTTCCGCAGTTTTTCGCATCCGGTTTCCTGGCCGAGCCGGTTCGCCAGATCCCTGACGGCAAACGGTTGAAGCTGTTCATGGAACGGCAATCTCAGGTCGGACAGCCGCTGCTGTCGGGCTGGCCGCATCCCGAGTAAGCCACGCTTTAAACCAACAGTCGGCGAAAGTTGCATTAATGCCGCGATCATTCCGAATCGTTGCAACTCACCAAAATGTACATGTCGATTTTATGACGTTTCTGGAATATATTTTTTAAATGGATCTGGCGCCGGTCCATTTTTCACGGGCGCTCCGGTGGTCCTGGGGATCCAGGGAATCTGCCGGGGCGCCCTTCCGTTTTCGGCGCGACTTCCCATCCTGCACCGAATCCGCTATCGGCTGTCCATCATTGCCCTGATAC
The genomic region above belongs to Paracoccus sp. SCSIO 75233 and contains:
- a CDS encoding ectoine synthase, which codes for MIIRDFNKLKNTDRDVKDAQWSSVRMLLADDKMGFSFHITTLEAGSEHTFHYKNHFESVYCMSGKGSITDLATGETHEITPGVMYALNLHDKHTLRAEEELVMACCFNPPVTGTEVHQADGSYAAPATEDA
- the ectB gene encoding diaminobutyrate--2-oxoglutarate transaminase — its product is MPTDKTADTAIFERRESEARSYCRSFPTVFTRASGSVMTDADGRDYIDFLAGCSSLNYGHNDPDMKAALIEHVSQDGIAHGLDMFTTQKAAFLETFERLILKPRGMDYKVMMTGPTGTNAVEAAIKLARKVTERRNIIAFTNAFHGMTMGSLALTGNAGKREGAGGGSLADVTHMPFENAMGENDTLEYIEWALDNPSSGIDAPAAFIVEPVQGEGGLNAASRDWLQGIQRIARKHGALFIIDDIQAGIGRTGTYFSTEEYGLDPDMITQAKSFSGMGLPFAALLIKPEHDIWKPAEHNGTFRGNTHAFVTARVALEKFWADDAFAAEVQRKGDHLRDRLEAMATLIPGAALKGRGMMRGIDVGSGDLAGEICAICFENGLIIETSGAHDEVVKVLAALTIPDEIFTKGLDILEAAIRAATNKNQIAAE
- the ectA gene encoding diaminobutyrate acetyltransferase: MKDMIDSNTPDTLTFRKPESEDGSNIWELIKSCKPLDENSMYCNLIQCDHFADTCILAERNGVAVGWISGYLLPDAPDTLFVWQVAVSEEARGLGLAGRMLDKLLSRDDMAGVLHLKTTITRDNDASWGLFRSLAERHNARLTDEPHFRKDDHFDGEHATEHMVTIHFPAPVAQAA
- a CDS encoding MarR family winged helix-turn-helix transcriptional regulator, producing the protein MDRIDVCLIALRRILRAAELHGKELAQSAGMTPVQLRVVQIVAETGTSTGGAIAKRMHVAPATVTAMIDKLERAGHVTRQPSPTDRRQTLIALTEQGRTALERAPDALQQRFAADFEALPDWEQAMIVSVLERVALMLDMPEGGQGAVLYPGEL
- a CDS encoding GntR family transcriptional regulator, producing the protein MKDAYSLIVDAMDAGEYQPGDRLVEAELAERFGVSRTPVREALQRLETQSMVKRDGRSLIVSTLDHNQLSELYIVRTELEALAARLAARHATPEEIRVLQSMIDEDMTRLDDADALARSNRRFHHQIHLASHNRYLVQQLDMVHRNMALMARTSLAVEGRSKTALAEHQAIVDALKSGEGVAAEEALRNHISRAFETRLREDARRDR
- a CDS encoding DNA-3-methyladenine glycosylase, with the translated sequence MRVIADNADLAEGAAHLASVCPVWAATLPGLDLPLRRRDDGFGAILDAIIGQQISIAAAAAILTRLEAAGLTEPAAIRAAGADGLRDCGVSRPKIRYLLGIVENEPDWAALRNAPDEEAIAILVALPGIGRWTAEIYLAFALGRSDAFPAGDLALQEAAKLLYGLDERPAPKALEAMAEPWRPWRSVAARGLWAYYRVAKGREGVRS
- the ampH gene encoding D-alanyl-D-alanine-carboxypeptidase/endopeptidase AmpH, with the translated sequence MQINKFLRRAFLPVLLLAHPGWSAPAQAQSALLDDTVSFTGQVLFLETGVPGLVIGAVQGGQRVVFGFGETRRGNGETPDGDTQMRVGSITKVFTGAVLADMAAEGSIGLTDTLASHLPDIDVPRKGDRPIRLIDLATHTSGLPRELEREVDEDDPFSTITLDAYFAALSDDKQLFPAGTGGLYSNFGFDMLAAALGGAAGEPYPTLLQKRILDPLGLDSTGFAGMEGRRMMSGHGFDGEALPDVPSGPAMAGASGLYSTANDILTWLEWHLDEGDAWAETRLLDHAPYVNRDGLSPVFGFDESGEMDAMALGWIVMQPDGNRPLILQKAGGLQGMFLYHAFAPSGDIGVFVAVNQFDFAASALIAQFANDLITQLAAR